Genomic window (Verrucomicrobiia bacterium):
TGAAACAAAAACCCGCGCCGGATATTTTTCTGGAAGCCGCCCGGCGCATCGGGGTGAAACCGGAATTCTGTCGCGCGTACGAGGATACGGAGTTGGGGTTGCAAGCCATCCGCGCCGCCGGCATGGAAGCCGTGGATGTGCGCCAATGGCATCGAACGAATCCGTGAATTCCAGCGTCGTCATCGAACCGGTTACGTTCTTCACCGACGCGCGCGGCCAGGTAATCGAGCCGATTGGCGAGCCGGAAATTCATGCGCAACGCAACTGCCACGTGGCGCTCACCGCTCCCGGGGCCATTCGTGGCAATCACTTTCACCGCCAGCATACGGAAATTTTCGTGCTGCTGGGACCGGCGCTCGTGCGTTTGCGTGAGGCGGGAATCATCCGCGACGTGACCGTACCGGACGGGCAGGCGATGCGCTTTACCGTGCCGCCGTTGGTTGCTCACGCGATGAAAAATATCGGGTCGCGACCGATGCTCTTGATGGCCTTCAGCACCGTGCCGCACGATCCGGGCAATCCCGACACCTACCGGGACATCCTGATCGAAAGTTGAAGCACTAAAATACGAATAGATTTTTGAAGAGGAAAAATACCGACGGCTTGATCCTTACCGTCTCCAACCTCGATATTCGTCTGGGAATTAACCATATCATACCTTGGATTTTTGGTACACCAGTTTGCCTTGTTTAATGACGAACTTCACTGGAATCTTCGGGTTGTTAATATCCTTTCCGCCCGACTCGTGCCACTTGGCTTCCCATTTGGTGAAGTAAGGTTCGAGACTTGCGGGTTTCATCCGGTAGATTGCCTGCAACTCAATGCCCTCGTAAATGGCAAACACCCAATCCACCTGCCGATACTTTGAGAGGATCGTCGGATTCATGTGGTGATGCGTCGAGAAGCTCTGCGTCAATAATGTGTTAACCGACTTCAATTCGTATTCACGCCCGTAACTATCGTGAGCATCATTTCCTTCACGG
Coding sequences:
- a CDS encoding restriction endonuclease codes for the protein MKSHPDKAELDRLFPYIREYQALASKHGIGDIFQDNGGKLLQLLLITGLQGLGSREGNDAHDSYGREYELKSVNTLLTQSFSTHHHMNPTILSKYRQVDWVFAIYEGIELQAIYRMKPASLEPYFTKWEAKWHESGGKDINNPKIPVKFVIKQGKLVYQKSKV